The Anguilla rostrata isolate EN2019 chromosome 18, ASM1855537v3, whole genome shotgun sequence genome has a window encoding:
- the si:dkeyp-121d4.3 gene encoding uncharacterized protein si:dkeyp-121d4.3 gives MLLRNGSSCTPSFRGTISAAYHPGHHPPGHPPTGHHPPTGHPPTGHPTPRAPPTGHQPPGHPPTGHPPPGHPPSGHPPPGHLPPSHLPPGKKPDPQKKPKLPPKPCSKPPPGRFQGIISFIGADYGFIERDDLKKIHFSFDAFWGDTTEMIPGVRVQFTVYKDKGKECATDVVVPSGGTEEVDGDILEGVVSRAPECQVDGKSRKLTLPKYAGSIQATLLSEEAELPFTTHDYRPSLLAGDRVQFNLLTDLVTKEKRATNIALLPNTFQFTNESRETGVVMNTKDGSGSIMSEEWSNLCFDADENLSDTELRVMDEVEFTVVPAQGKEQHKAVRVRRLPEGTVTFGKKTRERIAEAMERNSTRFSLEKGKWKAVTNEVLPQRTVVFEDISSEQYEGIVVTTPPKAADRTQGQETAEAASGLLVATVAGADRKLPFGSGDVTSEATMMPGDRVQFSVCTKRGTKAERATNIELLLNSLDHSQEQREKGVVMDLRESFGFIRCQRDPQLFFHLKEVLEESKLNLTDEVEFTVLPAAAGEGNQAVRVKKLLWSAFTATPKLEGLGAPTKEKKKMTIKLLRDSVNDEMKNLKVKIESFSTESATDEDPAEPMDENASSGKQGVGDFVPPKSENDPQPVKMDGEGGGVEVKGQEKSSSSTDPPKQRKDSKGESRNGARGGTEESSRATRAGKYRSPPREHGKRRSRSRSCERGHRHERRRRRSRSRSRERGGRSGSGRRRSRSRERADSSYSRRHGSRESTSRGGARRRSKSRTPERDSSSSRKKVSTGDKDSSLAKDGRGGGREPLPRAYPNPATQELPRSENILDEELSRKKRELELLEEHIARRRAIIAMEQKGLVPKGQSNSEQDSESSGYFRFPLEPEGADKPAPLPMKSILKKRTEPFMDFDQQGEIPQNLPLKPNFVSQSCFGPPPVELPPFLQTSDEQSYFEPPPDRSPFSQSVSQREPVRHPSHSQSAVHQPPMDQPPVCHSPPGQQAPTQSAASTQFERFLRTLNKGVDAKLLSSLVKEVREEDFTREAAEPRLPPQGEVFYEDKDQYEDSRGMRTTEEPDDFLLPHERAFQDGGGFSRIVGMKHGLQAEAEAEDSWREGDVEDEERFLYGERADEGGRGSAAAAAEADRGRREPRRAETEPKPKGEDRLPHYDKIQSLLQTIGLDLDLAEVSKLTDRTQERLYGKKQKSEIDCASGRATRRSGRHRSRTDSPESDRTHSISPVSTNRREVYLSFQGALEHSSARDQERFATDARTVRSSRKSRSPSRSTPSSSSSKYSRAPQEPYSQYQSAPEHELAYGQRGSATVTGWNQVPRQAEVQSPPAFAQHPGSYADPQHPGSYVDPQHSGSYADPQHPGSYADPQHPGSYTDPQHPGSYAKPQHPGSYADPQHPGSYVDPQHLGSYTDPQHPGSYAKPQHPGSYADPQHPGSYVDPQHLGSYADPQFLSPHSLPHVTLASPVGLPAGLSSPFVGPPAVSLPSFLQQPSATFSGATSYYSLHPLTGVPILAPVGGAAFPVSQPVPAGGGEVETHARELATTKSRCLRVIKTVKLHSHSPAQSSNLREVTTTGGEQSSDSALAPCPAPRGPAEKKQVTTISEDDIKAKQKKRLEQFNERMRQKKEQQKEAMRSRVKCQKIPPGKTCTEVKNVWVCGHSLVFWAEKRAKSPEYGMQLGMDPGRVRVWWKGMQGMTWDQLLPLLLQLKGSWPNPDVIILHLGGNDLGRSDLGPLLAAVRKDLASLRGIFPKCLLVWSDILPRRSWRACEDAGAMEGHRALVNRRVRADLAELGGAAVTHDSIRPGSDAGLYRPDGVHLSGKGIDMFNIDLQDFLEKWDGEEAESTEPV, from the exons ATGCTTCTCAGGAATGGCTCATCGTGCACCCCCTCCTTTCGCGGCACCATATCTGCGGCATACCATCCCGGGCATCACCCTCCCGGGCACCCTCCTACTGGGCATCACCCTCCTACTGGGCACCCTCCTACTGGGCATCCCACCCCCCGGGCACCCCCTACTGGGCACCAACCGCCCGGGCACCCCCCTACTGGGCACCCCCCACCCGGGCATCCTCCCTCTGGGCATCCGCCCCCCGGGCATCTCCCCCCCAGCCATCTCCCCCCCGGCAAGAAGCCAGATCCCCAGAAGAAGCCCAAACTTCCCCCAAAGCCCTGCTCCAA GCCTCCCCCTGGACGATTTCAAGGGATCATCTCATTTATTGGG GCGGACTACGGCTTCATCGAACGGGACGACCTGAAGAAGATCCACTTCAGCTTCGACGCTTTTTGGGGCGACACGACGGAGATGATCCCGGGCGTACGAGTGCAGTTCACCGTCTACAAGGACAAG GGAAAGGAGTGCGCAACTGATGTTGTGGTGCCCTCTGGTGGCACCGAGGAGGTGGACGGCGACATTCTTGAGGGAGTTGTCAGCAGAGCTCCTGAATGCCAG GTGGACGGAAAGTCCCGGAAGCTCACCTTGCCCAAGTACGCGGGCTCCATCCAGGCCACGCTGCTGAGCGAGGAGGCCGAGCTTCCCTTCACGACGCACGACTACCGTCCCTCTCTGCTGGCGGGCGACCGGGTCCAGTTCAACCTGCTCACCGACCTGGTCACCAAGGAGAAGAGGGCCACCAACATCGCGCTCCTGCCCAACACCTTTCAGTTCACCAATGAGAGCAGAGAGACG GGCGTTGTCATGAACACGAAGGATGGCTCTGGCTCCATAATGTCGGAGGAGTGGAGCAACCTGTGCTTTGATGCTGATGAGAACCTGAGTGACACTGAGCTGAGAGTAATGGACGAGGTGGAGTTCACGGTCGTTCCT GCGCAAGGGAAGGAGCAGCACAAGGCCGTCAGGGTCAGGCGGCTGCCGGAGGGGACGGTGACGTTCGGGAAGAAGACCCGAGAGAGGATCGCTGAGGCCATGGAGAGGAACTCTACCCGGTTCAGCCTGGAGAAGGGCAAG TGGAAGGCGGTGACCAATGAGGTGCTGCCCCAGAGGACCGTGGTCTTCGAGGACATCAGCAGCGAGCAGTACGAGGGAATCGTCGTGACGACCCCCCCCAAAGCCGCCGACAGGACGCAG GGACAAGAGACAGCCGAAGCTGCCTCAGGCCTCCTGGTTGCCACGGTAGCGGGCGCGGACCGAAAGCTGCCGTTTGGCTCCGGTGATGTCACGTCGGAGGCCACGATGATGCCGGGGGACCGGGTCCAGTTCAGCGTCTGCACCAAGCGCGGCACCAAGGCGGAGAGGGCCACCAACATCGAGCTCCTGCTCAACAGCCTGGACCACTCCCAGGAGCAGCGCgagaag ggtgTCGTAATGGACCTCCGGGAGTCATTCGGGTTCATCCGGTGCCAGCGGGACCCTCAGCTGTTCTTCCACCtgaaggaggtgctggaggagagCAAGCTCAACCTCACGGACGAGGTTGAGTTCACTGTCCTTCCG GccgcggcgggggaggggaacCAGGCCGTGAGGGTGAAGAAGCTGCTCTGGAGCGCCTTCACTGCCACGCCAAAGCTGGAGGGCCTCGGCGCGCCGACCAAGGAAAAG aagaaaatgacCATCAAGCTACTGAGAGACTCGGTGAACGATGAAATGAAAAACCTAAAGGTCAAAATTGAGTCCTTCAGCACAGAAAGTGCAACGGATGAAGACCCTGC GGAGCCCATGGATGAAAACGCCAGTTCAGGTAAGCAAGGGGTGGGTGACTTTGTTCCCCCAAAGTCCGAAAACGATCCCCAGCCAGTCAAGATGGACGGGGAGGGCGGTGGTGtggaggtcaagggtcaagaGAAGAGCTCTTCGAGCACGGACCCGCCCAAGCAGAGGAAGGACTCGAAGGGGGAGAGCCGAAACGGGGCGCGCGGGGGCACCGAAGAGAGCAGCCGAGCCACCCGGGCCGGAAAGTACCGGAGCCCACCCAGGGAGCATGGCAAGAGGCGGAGCCGCAGCCGCAGCTGCGAGCGGGGCCACCGGCACgagcgcagacgcagacgcagtcGCAGCCGCAGCCGGGAGAGGGGCGGACGGAGCGGCAGCggcaggaggcggagccggaGCAGGGAGCGGGCCGACTCCTCCTACAGCAGGAGGCACGGCAGCAGGGAGTCGACCAGTCGGGGCGGGGCGAGGAGGCGGAGCAAGAGCAGGACTCCCGAgagggacagcagcagcagccgaaAGAAGGTCAGCACGGGCGATAAGGACAGTTCTCTGGCTAAGGACGGTCGGGGTGGCGGCAGGGAGCCCCTGCCGAGGGCATATCCCAATCCCGCCACTCAGGAACTGCCCAGGTCCGAAAATATCCTGGACGAAGAGCTGTCCAGGAAGAAGAgggagctggagctgctggaggagcaCATCGCCCGCAGAAGAGCCATCATAGCCATGGAGCAGAAGGGCCTGGTCCCGAAGGGTCAGTCCAACAGCGAGCAGGACTCCGAGTCGTCTGGCTACTTTCGGTTTCCCCTGGAGCCCGAGGGCGCTGACAAACCCGCCCCCTTGCCCATGAAGTCCATCCTGAAGAAGCGGACCGAGCCTTTCATGGACTTTGACCAGCAG ggtGAAATCCCCCAAAACCTCCCTCTCAAACCAAACTTTGTGTCTCAGTCCTGCTTTGGCCCACCCCCTGTAGAacttcctcctttcctccaaaCCTCTGACGAACAGTCTTACTTTGAGCCGCCTCCCGACCGCTCTCCTTTCAGCCAATCCGTGTCCCAGCGTGAACCTGTCCGTCACCCATCTCACAGCCAATCGGCTGTTCACCAACCCCCTATGGACCAGCCCCCTGTCTGTCATTCTCCTCCCGGTCAGCAGGCGCCCACCCAGAGCGCCGCCTCCACTCAGTTTGAGCGATTCCTCCGCACGCTCAACAAAGGAGTGGATGCCAAACTCCTCTCTTCCCTCGTTAAAGAGGTCAGAGAGGAGGATTTTACCCGCGAGGCAGCGGAGCCTCGCCTGCCACCCCAGGGCGAGGTCTTCTACGAGGACAAGGACCAGTACGAGGACTCCCGCGGGATGAGGACGACAGAGGAGCCGGACGACTTCCTGCTGCCGCACGAGCGAGCGTTTCAGGACGGCGGCGGGTTTTCGCGCATCGTGGGAATGAAGCACGGGCTgcaggcggaggcggaggcggaggacAGTTGGCGGGAGGGGGACGTGGAGGACGAGGAGCGCTTCCTGTACGGGGAGAGGGCCGACGAGGGCGGGCGCGggagcgccgcggcggcggcggaggcggacCGGGGACGCCGGGAGCCACGCCGGGCCGAAACCGAGCCGAAACCGAAGGGCGAGGACAGGCTGCCGCACTACGACAAGATCCAGAGCCTGCTCCAGACCATCGGCCTCGACCTGGACCTCGCGGAGGTCAGCAAGCTGACGGACAGGACCCAGGAGCGGCTCTACGGGAAGAAGCAGAAGAGCGAAATCGACTGCGCGTCGGGGCGGGCGACCCGCAGGTCCGGCCGGCACCGTAGCCGGACCGACTCCCCGGAGTCGGACCGCACCCACTCCATTTCTCCGGTATCGACCAATCGCCGGGAGGTCTACCTGAGCTTCCAGGGTGCCTTGGAGCACAGCAGCGCCCGGGACCAGGAGAGATTCGCCACCGACGCAAGGACGGTTCGAAGCTCGCGGAAATCTCGTTCTCCCTCCCGCtccaccccttcctcctcctcctccaaataTTCACGTGCACCTCAAGAGCCTTATTCCCAGTACCAGAGCGCTCCCGAGCACGAGCTTGCATACGGTCAGCGGGGAAGTGCCACGGTAACGGGCTGGAATCAAGTTCCCAGGCAGGCTGAGGTGCAGTCCCCTCCAGCTTTCGCTCAACACCCAGGGTCCTACGCTGACCCACAGCACCCAGGGTCCTACGTTGACCCACAACATTCAGGGTCCTACGCTGACCCACAGCACCCAGGGTCCTACGCTGACCCACAGCACCCAGGGTCCTACACTGACCCACAGCACCCAGGGTCCTACGCCAAGCCACAACACCCAGGGTCCTACGCTGACCCACAGcacccagggtcctatgttgaCCCACAACACCTAGGGTCCTACACTGACCCACAGCACCCAGGGTCCTACGCCAAGCCACAACACCCAGGGTCCTACGCTGACCCACAGcacccagggtcctatgttgaCCCACAACACCTAGGGTCCTACGCTGACCCACAGTTCTTATCCCCCCATTCTCTCCCCCACGTGACTTTGGCCTCGCCCGTGGGGCTGCCCGCCGGGCTGTCCTCCCCCTTCGTCGGGCCTCCCGCCGTGTCCTTGCCATCCTTTCTTCAGCAGCCGTCTGCGACGTTCTCGGGGGCTACGTCCTACTACTCCCTGCACCCCTTAACCGGGGTCCCCATACTGGCGCCGGTGGGGGGCGCCGCGTTCCCCGTCTCGCAGCCCGTCccggcgggagggggggaggtcgAGACACACGCCAGGGAGCTGGCCACCACGAAGTCTCGCTGTCTCCGGGTCATCAAAACGGTCAAGTTGCACTCGCATTCGCCCGCGCAGAGCAGCAATTTGAGGGAGGTGACCACGACGGGCGGCGAGCAGAGCTCGGATTCCGCCCTGGCtccgtgccccgccccccgcgggCCGGCCGAGAAGAAGCAGGTGACGACGATATCGGAGGATGACATCAAAGCCAAGCAGAAGAAAAGG CTGGAACAGTTCaatgagagaatgagacagaaaaAGGAACAACAGAAGGAAGCTATGAGATCTCGTGTAAAGTGCCAGAAAATCCCACCAG GTAAGACCTGCACAGAGGTAAagaatgtgtgggtgtgtggccACTCTCTGGTGTTTTGGGCGGAGAAGAGGGCCAAGTCCCCCGAGTACGGCATGCAGCTGGGCATGGACCCCGGCCGCGTGCGCGTGTGGTGGAAGGGCATGCAGGGCATGACCTGGGACCAGCTCCTGCCGCTGCTCCTGCAGCTCAAGGGCAGCTGGCCCAACCCCGACGTCATCATCCTGCACCTGGGCGGCAACGACCTGGGCAGGTCCGACCTGGGGCCGCTCCTGGCGGCCGTGAGGAAGGACCTGGCGTCGCTGCGCGGCATCTTCCCCAAGTGCCTGCTGGTGTGGTCCGACATCCTCCCGAGGCGGTCCTGGCGCGCCTGCGAAGACGCCGGGGCGATGGAGGGCCACCGCGCGCTGGTCAACCGGCGGGTGCGGGCCGACCTGGCCGAGCTGGGCGGGGCGGCGGTGACCCACGACAGCATCCGGCCCGGCTCGGACGCGGGGCTGTACCGGCCCGACGGCGTCCACCTGTCGGGCAAGGGCATCGACATGTTCAACATCGACCTGCAGGACTTCCTGGAGAAGTGGGACGGGGAGGAGGCCGAGAGCACCGAGCCGGTTTAG